In Alteromonas mediterranea DE, a single genomic region encodes these proteins:
- a CDS encoding phosphotransferase family protein translates to MSQDNTKNAHAIDLAVLNSYLAKACPSVGHVESADKFAGGQSNPTFKLTTDNGVYVLRRQPPGKLLKSAHAVDREFRVINALQGSDVPVPKVYHLCEDTSIIGSMFYIMAFVEGDIYWNSALPEIASCATRGAMYDEMNRVLAALHSVDIENAGLRDYGKPGSYFERQLSRWTKQYRASELEHIEEIESLIQYLESNLPEDDGQVSLVHGDFRLDNMMFDMSNNEQPKVVAVLDWELSTLGHPYADLAYQCMQLRLPSDIAHAAGLGGLDRKQLGIPSEQEYINTYCQRRGIDAIDNWTFYLAFSFFRLAAILQGVVKRAHEGNASSEKAMQLGAMVRPLAQIANKTIHHSE, encoded by the coding sequence GTGTCTCAAGACAATACTAAAAACGCCCATGCAATAGATTTGGCGGTGCTAAATTCATACCTTGCTAAGGCATGCCCCAGTGTTGGCCACGTAGAAAGTGCTGATAAGTTTGCAGGCGGACAGTCAAACCCAACGTTTAAGTTAACGACGGATAACGGCGTATATGTACTACGCCGTCAACCTCCGGGCAAACTGTTAAAATCTGCCCATGCGGTAGACCGGGAATTCCGGGTTATTAACGCTCTGCAAGGCTCTGATGTGCCGGTGCCTAAAGTGTACCATTTGTGTGAAGATACCAGCATTATCGGAAGTATGTTTTACATAATGGCCTTTGTTGAAGGTGACATTTACTGGAATAGTGCGCTACCTGAAATTGCGTCTTGTGCTACTCGCGGTGCTATGTACGATGAAATGAACCGCGTGCTGGCCGCGCTTCACAGTGTAGATATCGAAAATGCAGGTTTACGTGATTACGGAAAACCGGGCAGCTACTTTGAACGTCAGCTAAGTCGCTGGACAAAGCAGTACCGAGCGTCTGAATTAGAGCATATCGAAGAAATTGAAAGTTTAATTCAGTACCTCGAGTCGAATTTACCTGAAGACGATGGGCAGGTGTCTTTAGTTCACGGTGATTTTCGTTTAGACAATATGATGTTTGATATGTCTAACAACGAACAGCCAAAGGTTGTTGCCGTTTTGGATTGGGAGTTATCTACCCTAGGGCATCCGTATGCCGATCTAGCATACCAATGTATGCAGCTGCGCCTTCCGTCTGATATTGCGCATGCTGCTGGTCTAGGAGGGCTAGATAGGAAGCAGTTAGGCATTCCCAGTGAACAGGAATACATAAATACCTACTGCCAGCGCAGAGGTATTGACGCTATCGATAATTGGACGTTTTACCTTGCCTTTAGCTTTTTCCGATTAGCCGCTATTTTACAAGGTGTAGTAAAGCGCGCACACGAGGGTAATGCATCAAGTGAAAAAGCCATGCAGCTAGGTGCAATGGTGCGCCCGCTTGCGCAAATTGCCAATAAAACCATACACCATAGCGAATAA
- a CDS encoding acyl-CoA dehydrogenase family protein — MNFEYNEKTQALLEKLKAFMKDEVYPIEKEYIHAVENSSATNGEGRWKTPEMMQTLKQRAKDAGLWNLFLPEEYKPYGAGLTNAEYAPLCEEMGRVLFSAEIFNCSAPDTGNMEVLAKYGNDSHKKQWLEPLLNGEIRSAFAMTEPAVASSDATNIETSIKRDGDEYVINGRKWYTSGAMNENCKIMVVMGKTDFDAPRHQQQSQILVPMDTKGVTIVRPMAAMGYYDEPVGHAEVLFEEVRVPAENLLLGEGRGFEIAQGRLGPGRIHHCMRLIGCAQRALDMACERVEQRVAFGKPLAKQQSIRENIAQMHCDIEQARLLTLKAADKMDRYGNKVSRDIIAAIKIVAPTMACKVIDQAIQMHGAAGTSQDFVLSAMYAYARTIKLADGPDEVHMMQLGRNLIAEKMPKE, encoded by the coding sequence ATGAACTTTGAATATAATGAAAAGACCCAAGCACTTTTAGAAAAGCTAAAAGCGTTTATGAAAGACGAAGTGTATCCAATTGAAAAGGAATATATTCACGCCGTAGAAAATAGCTCAGCGACCAACGGCGAAGGTCGTTGGAAAACGCCTGAAATGATGCAAACGCTGAAACAGCGTGCCAAAGACGCCGGTCTTTGGAATTTGTTTTTACCAGAAGAGTACAAACCCTATGGTGCAGGGCTTACTAACGCAGAATACGCGCCCCTTTGTGAAGAGATGGGGCGCGTGCTATTCAGCGCTGAAATATTTAACTGTAGCGCACCTGACACCGGCAATATGGAAGTATTAGCCAAATACGGCAACGACAGTCATAAAAAGCAATGGCTAGAGCCTTTGTTAAACGGCGAAATTCGCTCAGCGTTCGCAATGACTGAGCCGGCTGTAGCATCGAGTGATGCCACCAACATTGAAACTTCGATAAAGCGCGATGGCGATGAATACGTGATCAATGGTCGTAAGTGGTACACCAGCGGAGCGATGAACGAAAACTGCAAAATTATGGTGGTAATGGGTAAGACAGACTTCGATGCGCCTCGTCACCAACAGCAGTCACAAATTCTGGTACCTATGGATACCAAAGGCGTAACCATTGTTCGCCCAATGGCCGCAATGGGCTATTACGACGAGCCTGTAGGTCATGCTGAAGTATTGTTCGAAGAGGTACGCGTACCGGCTGAAAATTTATTACTCGGTGAAGGGCGAGGCTTTGAAATAGCACAAGGCCGTTTGGGCCCGGGTCGAATTCATCACTGTATGCGCTTAATTGGATGCGCCCAGCGTGCATTAGACATGGCCTGTGAGCGTGTTGAACAACGCGTGGCGTTTGGTAAGCCGTTAGCTAAACAGCAGTCGATAAGAGAAAACATTGCGCAAATGCATTGTGATATTGAGCAAGCGCGGTTACTTACGCTAAAAGCGGCAGACAAGATGGACCGCTATGGGAACAAAGTGTCGCGAGACATCATTGCTGCCATCAAAATAGTGGCACCTACTATGGCGTGTAAAGTCATTGATCAAGCGATTCAAATGCACGGTGCGGCGGGAACCAGTCAGGATTTCGTGTTATCTGCTATGTATGCCTATGCACGCACAATTAAGTTGGCTGACGGCCCTGACGAGGTTCATATGATGCAGCTTGGGCGTAACCTGATTGCTGAAAAAATGCCTAAGGAGTAA
- a CDS encoding histidine phosphatase family protein, whose translation MTDIYLVRHGQASFGKANYDKLSDLGGQQAIWLGDYFKHRDIHFDEVFTGDMVRHHETKDGIAAGLASNRYTLPEASVNSALNEFNFQAVAKAYLIRYPEAKVPEGASPSEYYRLLKKAMIAWSQDELAHDLLDETWGQFEDRVHSMLTHLKSTDAKRVLVVSSGGAIAMMLKHILGYDSATVVNMNLQIRNASFSQCFANARGVHLNNFNSVPHLDVTDRLHAITYS comes from the coding sequence ATGACAGACATCTACTTAGTGCGCCATGGTCAAGCATCATTTGGTAAAGCTAACTATGACAAACTTAGCGACTTAGGTGGGCAGCAAGCCATTTGGCTTGGGGATTATTTCAAACACCGCGATATTCATTTCGATGAAGTCTTCACTGGCGATATGGTGCGCCATCACGAAACCAAAGACGGCATAGCCGCTGGCCTAGCGTCAAACCGATACACATTACCCGAAGCATCGGTAAACAGTGCGCTAAATGAATTTAACTTTCAAGCCGTAGCCAAAGCGTACTTAATCCGTTACCCCGAAGCGAAAGTGCCGGAAGGGGCGTCGCCATCCGAATATTACCGGCTGCTCAAAAAAGCCATGATTGCGTGGTCGCAAGACGAACTTGCCCACGATCTGCTCGATGAAACTTGGGGACAGTTTGAAGATAGAGTGCATTCAATGCTCACTCACCTTAAAAGTACCGACGCTAAACGGGTATTAGTGGTTAGTTCTGGGGGCGCTATTGCCATGATGCTTAAACATATACTTGGCTACGATTCAGCCACGGTTGTGAATATGAACTTGCAGATACGAAACGCCAGTTTTTCGCAATGCTTCGCTAATGCGCGAGGTGTTCATTTAAATAACTTCAACAGCGTACCTCACCTGGATGTGACTGACAGGTTGCACGCCATTACCTACAGCTAA
- a CDS encoding TonB-dependent receptor has translation MKSPTPALPTLNKITFYLLGAPLLVAIPILAYAEVDDVSQPTTSTLEHIVVHAQKTPQNLQDVPVAVTALSGKDLVETVSRDVFDLQNYVPAFGAFQNQSVTNSGFSIRGIGTSSQNFGFESSVGLYVDGVYRSRQNALINDVVDIESIEVLRGPQGTLFGKNTAAGAMTLTTTPPSHNDRDGFAEAIVGNDALVRLSAGSSFSLVEDILALRLSGFTSHSDGFITDKESGKTLNNRNRSAIKAQLLYTPSDSVSVKVIADYGELDERCCGALTYQNNIQANQVEGKFGTDALLLQPPFDATVYGREDFYRFNTSLSQTPISQMEDKGLSVQVDFDINKAWHLVSISAYRAFDSLDSVDTDFSNADLLNATNDAQQQSFSQELRLHYRSGVLEGLIGAYYYSQNLDLTFDTTTQADFSVFFNAVAGDLLPLANAIDELSALTSGLIAPSASPAPPNTAFIHNADQEQDSFAVFTQFDWRFSDMLTLTSGLRFTQEKKTIKGQFDEQGPGIDGLEQDPTKWPNINIALLGLQEIGAALAQGDFPSQSSLNAIAPFQQTGWGYFFFGSAAVMPRPDLNESIEDDQLTGTVKLAYHPQDNTLAYASFATGYKAGGTNTDRILPGLSPLFNAEKSRSTEVGIKHDFEDVGLRVNAAAHYTKIQDFQATTFTGTGFNLQNAGDIAVRGIELEATWLITSNTELHANASRTLANFDEFKQGTCWVAYTWHTGIDDPGRVNPGDPFCARDGDRVGFEPQNSLSLMLNHHFALGNYPLTASIDYQYTGDVFLDDANDPYKYSGAFSQFNARLRVKITQWDSEIIAWSRNLFDEQYVARSGFDVPVQTGKIMAYPGAPRSFGVTFRKTF, from the coding sequence ATGAAATCGCCTACACCTGCTCTACCTACGTTAAATAAAATCACATTTTACCTATTGGGTGCGCCTTTACTCGTGGCTATACCTATTCTGGCTTATGCAGAAGTTGATGATGTTTCTCAACCCACTACGAGCACGCTTGAGCACATTGTTGTTCATGCCCAGAAAACACCGCAGAATTTGCAGGATGTGCCAGTGGCAGTTACTGCGTTATCTGGCAAGGATTTAGTCGAAACCGTAAGCAGAGATGTGTTTGACCTTCAAAATTACGTGCCTGCTTTCGGCGCGTTTCAAAACCAAAGTGTAACTAACTCAGGCTTTTCTATACGAGGTATCGGTACTTCTTCACAAAACTTTGGTTTCGAGTCTTCTGTTGGACTCTATGTTGATGGCGTTTATCGCTCTCGGCAGAATGCTCTTATCAATGATGTAGTCGATATTGAATCGATAGAAGTTTTACGCGGCCCGCAGGGCACCTTGTTTGGCAAAAATACTGCTGCGGGGGCCATGACACTTACCACTACTCCCCCTTCCCATAACGATCGCGACGGTTTTGCTGAAGCTATTGTCGGGAACGATGCGCTTGTGCGCTTAAGCGCCGGCTCGTCCTTTTCACTTGTTGAAGATATTCTGGCGCTTCGCCTATCCGGCTTCACGTCGCACAGCGACGGCTTTATTACAGACAAAGAAAGTGGAAAAACGCTTAACAACCGAAATCGCTCTGCTATCAAAGCGCAGTTGCTGTATACACCTAGTGACAGCGTTAGCGTAAAGGTAATTGCCGACTATGGCGAGTTAGACGAACGCTGCTGCGGCGCTCTTACCTACCAAAACAATATACAAGCAAACCAAGTAGAGGGTAAGTTCGGTACTGATGCGTTACTTTTACAGCCCCCCTTCGACGCCACGGTATACGGGCGCGAAGACTTTTACCGTTTCAATACGTCGTTGTCTCAAACGCCCATATCTCAAATGGAAGATAAAGGCCTATCGGTTCAAGTTGATTTCGATATTAATAAGGCGTGGCATTTAGTAAGTATAAGTGCCTATCGGGCATTTGACAGCCTAGACTCGGTAGATACTGACTTTTCTAACGCGGATTTACTTAATGCGACCAACGATGCGCAGCAACAGTCGTTCTCTCAGGAGCTAAGGCTTCACTATCGCAGTGGTGTACTTGAAGGACTCATTGGTGCCTACTATTACAGTCAAAATTTAGACCTTACTTTTGATACAACAACTCAGGCCGATTTCAGCGTGTTTTTTAATGCGGTCGCAGGTGACTTACTCCCATTAGCAAACGCTATAGATGAACTCAGTGCGCTAACCTCTGGTCTTATTGCCCCTTCTGCTTCTCCAGCGCCACCCAACACCGCTTTTATACATAATGCAGATCAAGAGCAAGACAGTTTTGCAGTGTTTACTCAATTCGATTGGCGGTTTAGCGATATGCTAACCCTGACCTCGGGGTTACGATTTACGCAAGAAAAGAAAACAATTAAAGGCCAATTTGATGAACAAGGGCCAGGGATTGATGGCCTGGAACAAGATCCTACAAAGTGGCCGAATATCAACATCGCTCTCCTTGGCTTGCAAGAAATTGGGGCCGCATTGGCGCAAGGGGACTTTCCTTCACAAAGTTCGCTTAACGCCATAGCCCCCTTCCAACAAACGGGCTGGGGTTACTTCTTTTTCGGCTCAGCTGCCGTAATGCCCCGCCCAGATTTGAATGAAAGCATAGAAGATGACCAGCTCACAGGTACAGTAAAGCTAGCTTACCACCCTCAAGACAACACCTTAGCGTATGCAAGCTTCGCCACTGGCTATAAAGCGGGAGGGACTAACACAGATAGAATTCTTCCGGGCCTAAGCCCGCTATTTAACGCAGAAAAATCTCGAAGCACTGAAGTCGGTATAAAACACGACTTTGAGGACGTCGGCCTTAGGGTAAATGCGGCGGCGCACTACACAAAAATTCAAGATTTTCAGGCAACCACGTTTACTGGCACCGGGTTTAACTTGCAAAACGCGGGAGATATCGCGGTTAGAGGTATTGAGCTAGAAGCAACGTGGCTAATCACATCAAACACAGAATTACACGCTAACGCATCGCGCACGCTTGCTAATTTTGACGAGTTTAAACAAGGCACGTGTTGGGTGGCTTACACCTGGCATACCGGCATCGACGACCCGGGCCGGGTTAATCCTGGCGATCCGTTTTGTGCAAGAGACGGCGATCGCGTGGGGTTCGAGCCGCAAAATTCTCTATCACTGATGCTTAACCACCATTTTGCGCTTGGTAATTACCCGCTTACCGCCAGTATTGACTATCAATACACAGGTGATGTTTTTCTTGATGATGCCAACGACCCTTACAAATACTCAGGCGCATTTTCGCAGTTTAATGCAAGATTACGCGTGAAGATTACTCAATGGGACAGCGAAATCATAGCGTGGTCGCGCAACCTATTCGATGAACAGTACGTTGCGCGAAGCGGTTTCGACGTGCCGGTACAAACCGGCAAAATCATGGCCTATCCCGGCGCACCAAGAAGCTTTGGCGTGACTTTCAGAAAGACGTTTTAA
- a CDS encoding XdhC family protein, protein MSNHVNHLLSQWLPLKDKHKWVLGFIFKTEGSCYRKAGAMMLFSDAGHQLGILSGGCLESDIVKKAQRVMTDGVSRTAVYDDEDEEDIAFKLGVGCGGVVHLSLVPVNQDNQYLSLDAVSKTLTNGDACEWACTVDGTRGVCEAVEYSNAKPRKASLETIKGMRTLSVLMLPPIHLLVIGGGYDATFMTRLASLQGYLVSLWDPRPAQARIEHFPEVNYLIEDPSVEGLRLHLSEHNIQAAVLMSHHREIDAKALQVLSKRALTYTAMLGPLHRKQEIMDLAGIQDTDFSQYFASPAGFDIGGELPEHIALSVIAQCHAVFHTKPTNLKR, encoded by the coding sequence ATGAGCAATCACGTTAATCATCTGCTGTCGCAGTGGCTACCGCTAAAAGATAAGCACAAGTGGGTGCTTGGTTTCATTTTTAAGACTGAGGGGTCTTGCTATCGAAAAGCGGGCGCCATGATGCTTTTCAGCGATGCGGGCCATCAACTTGGTATTTTAAGTGGTGGGTGTTTAGAAAGTGACATTGTTAAAAAAGCGCAGCGGGTAATGACTGATGGTGTGAGTCGCACGGCGGTTTACGATGATGAAGATGAAGAAGATATCGCCTTTAAATTGGGCGTAGGTTGTGGTGGCGTGGTGCACCTATCGCTTGTACCGGTTAACCAAGACAATCAGTACCTTTCTCTTGATGCGGTCAGTAAAACGCTAACAAATGGCGATGCGTGCGAGTGGGCCTGTACGGTAGACGGCACGCGAGGCGTGTGCGAGGCAGTAGAGTATTCGAATGCTAAACCAAGGAAGGCATCGCTTGAAACCATCAAGGGAATGCGTACTTTATCGGTACTAATGCTTCCGCCTATTCACCTGCTTGTTATTGGTGGGGGCTATGACGCTACCTTTATGACGCGCCTTGCCAGCCTTCAAGGGTATTTGGTAAGCCTTTGGGACCCAAGGCCCGCCCAAGCCAGAATTGAGCATTTCCCCGAGGTTAATTATTTAATAGAAGACCCATCTGTTGAAGGTTTGCGCTTACACTTAAGCGAGCATAACATTCAAGCTGCCGTGCTGATGTCGCACCACCGTGAAATAGACGCCAAAGCCTTGCAAGTACTGAGTAAACGCGCGTTAACCTATACGGCCATGTTAGGGCCCCTTCATCGCAAGCAAGAAATTATGGATTTAGCGGGCATTCAAGACACCGACTTTAGCCAGTACTTCGCCAGTCCCGCGGGCTTCGATATTGGTGGCGAACTGCCTGAGCACATTGCCTTGTCTGTGATAGCACAGTGCCACGCTGTTTTTCACACGAAACCTACGAATTTAAAGCGTTAA
- a CDS encoding DsbA family oxidoreductase, whose protein sequence is MQKVTVNMVSDVVCPWCIVGYQRLQEAIKTLDDIEVDIKFHPFELNPNMPEEGQNLREHIMEKYGIGAEQSAQNRARLVEAGKDVGFAFNFDDDSRMQNTFKAHQLIHFAAEKGLEEQMKLSLFSAYFTDGKDINDNAVLVKLAAGAGLDKSQASEVLESGKYASVVREEETLWMQRGIQSVPTFVIGNQGVAGAQEPATLASFIKEAASQ, encoded by the coding sequence ATGCAGAAAGTGACCGTAAATATGGTGTCCGATGTGGTTTGTCCGTGGTGTATCGTAGGGTACCAGCGTTTACAAGAAGCCATTAAAACGCTTGACGATATTGAAGTCGACATTAAGTTTCACCCCTTCGAGCTAAACCCAAACATGCCTGAAGAAGGACAGAACTTACGTGAGCATATAATGGAGAAATATGGCATTGGTGCAGAACAAAGCGCGCAGAATAGAGCACGTCTTGTAGAAGCAGGCAAAGACGTGGGCTTTGCGTTTAATTTCGACGACGACTCTCGCATGCAAAATACCTTTAAAGCCCATCAACTTATTCACTTTGCAGCCGAGAAGGGGCTTGAAGAACAGATGAAGCTAAGTTTGTTTAGCGCTTATTTTACCGATGGCAAAGACATAAATGATAATGCCGTGCTAGTAAAGCTTGCCGCAGGGGCAGGGCTTGATAAGTCACAGGCCAGCGAAGTGCTAGAAAGCGGTAAATACGCGTCTGTTGTGCGTGAAGAAGAAACACTGTGGATGCAGCGAGGAATTCAAAGTGTTCCTACCTTTGTGATTGGCAATCAGGGCGTAGCGGGGGCACAAGAGCCAGCCACACTTGCGTCATTTATCAAAGAAGCAGCATCGCAGTAA
- a CDS encoding SGNH/GDSL hydrolase family protein: MLPEPRGERVFAAFKNIKATSNRVLVVGDSAAAGVGADTQHRALSGLLYAGLSKHSPTHVSLHAKTGYKSEDVIALLHGLPAESFASALVSIGVNDVTKFVSIARWRKNIEIVHKLLTQKFDCQRIVFTALPPIHSFPALPQPLRALLGLRALLLNQVLEQCVVNWANTEVLYVPALKVTGSVQGVQQSGLMAEDGFHPSAEGYQLWAQHALERLKR, encoded by the coding sequence GTGCTGCCTGAGCCTAGGGGGGAGCGGGTATTTGCCGCTTTTAAAAACATTAAGGCAACATCAAATCGTGTTTTAGTTGTGGGCGACTCAGCGGCCGCGGGCGTTGGGGCTGATACACAGCACCGTGCGCTATCAGGGCTGCTGTATGCTGGCTTGTCTAAGCATAGCCCCACCCACGTATCGCTACATGCCAAAACGGGTTATAAAAGTGAAGATGTGATAGCGCTTCTACATGGACTACCTGCTGAAAGCTTCGCATCAGCATTGGTTTCTATTGGTGTAAACGATGTCACTAAGTTTGTTTCGATAGCCCGCTGGCGAAAAAATATAGAAATTGTGCATAAGCTCTTAACCCAAAAATTCGACTGCCAACGAATCGTGTTTACCGCGCTGCCACCAATCCACAGTTTTCCCGCACTACCCCAGCCTTTGCGGGCGCTACTTGGGTTAAGGGCGCTTCTGCTAAATCAAGTGCTTGAGCAGTGTGTTGTAAATTGGGCTAACACTGAAGTGCTTTATGTACCAGCGCTTAAGGTAACGGGTTCGGTTCAAGGTGTTCAGCAAAGTGGGCTAATGGCAGAAGACGGCTTTCACCCGTCTGCAGAGGGATATCAACTGTGGGCACAGCATGCGCTAGAGCGATTAAAACGATAA
- the hemN gene encoding oxygen-independent coproporphyrinogen III oxidase has translation MNTIAIKQLRDNSTITKYAQHAPRYTSYPTALKFESLKEDLSPHALTVSKAKAVSLYVHIPFCKTLCYYCGCNKLVTRHNEKADDYLDYLEKEIVSKRYLADDKPVVSLHLGGGSPSFLNKVQHTFLMYLLKKHFTFEVGAELSIELDPRNVDKTYLQNLRGLGYTRISFGLQDTDYNVQKTINRVQSTSHIADLVSEARTLGFESVNLDLIYGLPNQSEETFASTIAATKAMMPDRISLFSYAHLPERFAAQRKFAPGTLPSSEEKAALYNLAVNGFKRVGYEMIGLDHFALRSDSLAIAKHKGKLHRNFQGYTLRGDTDLIGVGVSAISTIGNAFTQNAKDLKEYYKRIDRQLPSAKVGLSLTPDDLVRRDVISSLMCNLSVDKQSISSKHHIIFDEYFSEALSNLERLADDGIIEISAHHIRVPEHARIFIRAVCARFDAYLNATETLSNYSKAI, from the coding sequence ATGAACACCATTGCTATAAAACAACTTCGCGATAATTCCACTATAACCAAATATGCGCAACATGCACCTCGTTATACCTCGTACCCTACTGCACTTAAGTTCGAATCGCTAAAAGAAGATTTATCCCCTCACGCGCTAACCGTGTCTAAAGCGAAAGCCGTGAGTTTGTATGTGCACATTCCTTTTTGTAAAACGCTTTGCTATTACTGCGGCTGCAACAAACTTGTGACTCGGCACAACGAAAAGGCAGACGACTATTTAGACTACTTAGAAAAAGAGATAGTTTCTAAGCGTTATTTAGCAGACGATAAGCCTGTAGTTTCGCTGCATTTAGGCGGTGGGTCGCCCAGTTTTTTAAATAAAGTTCAGCACACTTTTTTAATGTACCTTTTGAAAAAACATTTCACGTTTGAAGTAGGCGCTGAATTATCTATTGAATTAGACCCAAGAAACGTTGATAAAACCTATTTACAAAATCTGAGGGGCTTGGGCTATACCCGTATCAGCTTTGGCCTTCAAGACACTGACTACAACGTGCAAAAAACAATAAACCGTGTTCAAAGTACTTCGCATATCGCAGATTTAGTGTCCGAAGCCCGTACTTTAGGTTTCGAATCGGTGAATTTGGATTTAATTTACGGCCTGCCTAACCAATCAGAAGAGACTTTTGCATCTACCATAGCTGCAACTAAAGCAATGATGCCAGACCGTATCTCGCTCTTTAGCTACGCTCATCTGCCAGAGCGCTTTGCCGCACAGCGAAAGTTTGCGCCAGGAACTCTTCCTAGTAGCGAAGAGAAAGCAGCCTTGTACAACCTTGCTGTAAATGGCTTTAAAAGAGTGGGGTATGAAATGATTGGGCTGGATCATTTTGCGTTACGCAGCGATTCACTCGCCATCGCTAAGCACAAAGGTAAGCTTCACCGAAACTTCCAAGGCTATACTTTGCGCGGAGATACCGACCTAATTGGCGTCGGCGTGTCTGCTATTAGCACAATAGGTAATGCTTTTACTCAAAACGCCAAAGATTTGAAAGAGTACTATAAACGTATAGACAGACAATTACCCTCAGCCAAAGTTGGGCTTTCGTTAACACCAGACGACCTCGTTCGTCGTGATGTAATATCAAGCTTGATGTGCAACCTGTCTGTAGATAAACAGAGTATTTCCAGCAAGCATCATATTATTTTTGACGAGTACTTTTCAGAAGCATTAAGTAATTTAGAGCGTCTTGCAGACGATGGAATCATTGAAATTTCGGCGCACCACATACGGGTACCAGAACATGCTCGGATATTTATTAGAGCGGTATGTGCCCGTTTTGATGCCTACCTAAATGCGACTGAAACGCTTAGTAATTACTCTAAGGCAATTTAA
- a CDS encoding ATP-binding cassette domain-containing protein, whose amino-acid sequence MEIHAFLPNRIDAQITLHPASRFIGVTGPSGAGKSSLFRALACVEKRAKVAKSWSFEKIGIVFQQPMLFPHTNVRGNLALAQRHASPNALSVEACVKGCYCEHLLEKPIDSLSGGEAQRVAIARALVNGPSVLLLDESLSAIDIFTRRKIYQFLNTLCVSGQLTCFVISHDLDDLALFSDELVYVEQGKVSLCGATTDVLSQVFEKEGVAIPSAVLEGHKCSESVTQVENMHGIARVMVAGHEVFVTEEAISYTENIKSAYRAHSITEVSNPEQDNGPAPVRFAVKACDVSIDINVGGFNSASTVSILNALPCTITSIEPVRLTSSQNKKSHQQVTWGGKVLLKLILENDSQALYASISHISLSRLNLNVGDKVIARFKLP is encoded by the coding sequence ATGGAAATTCACGCTTTCTTGCCTAACAGAATTGATGCCCAAATAACGCTTCATCCCGCAAGCCGTTTCATTGGCGTTACCGGCCCTTCCGGGGCGGGTAAAAGTAGCCTTTTTCGGGCTTTAGCCTGCGTAGAAAAACGCGCCAAGGTGGCTAAATCATGGTCTTTTGAAAAGATAGGCATCGTGTTTCAGCAGCCCATGTTGTTTCCGCATACTAACGTGCGGGGTAATTTAGCCTTGGCGCAGCGTCATGCTAGCCCCAACGCCTTATCAGTAGAGGCGTGTGTAAAAGGGTGTTACTGCGAGCACCTTTTAGAAAAGCCTATTGATTCACTATCAGGGGGGGAGGCACAGCGTGTGGCGATAGCGCGGGCTTTGGTGAATGGCCCTTCCGTTTTATTGCTAGATGAGTCACTAAGCGCCATCGATATTTTTACCCGGCGCAAAATTTATCAGTTCTTAAATACTCTGTGTGTGTCTGGCCAGCTTACTTGCTTTGTTATCTCTCATGATTTAGATGATTTAGCACTCTTTAGTGATGAACTGGTTTATGTAGAGCAAGGTAAGGTATCGCTTTGCGGTGCGACAACAGATGTGCTTTCTCAAGTATTCGAAAAAGAAGGGGTTGCAATACCTTCAGCCGTATTAGAGGGGCATAAGTGCTCTGAAAGCGTTACGCAAGTTGAAAATATGCACGGCATAGCCCGAGTTATGGTTGCAGGTCATGAGGTATTTGTTACAGAAGAAGCAATATCATACACGGAAAATATTAAGAGCGCTTACAGGGCACACAGCATTACAGAGGTGAGTAACCCAGAGCAGGATAACGGGCCTGCGCCAGTACGTTTTGCGGTAAAAGCCTGCGATGTGAGCATAGATATTAATGTGGGAGGGTTTAACAGCGCGAGCACGGTTAGCATTTTAAATGCGCTACCTTGCACGATAACAAGTATTGAGCCTGTACGGCTCACTTCTAGCCAAAACAAAAAGTCGCATCAGCAAGTTACATGGGGCGGTAAAGTGCTTTTGAAGCTTATTTTAGAGAATGACAGCCAAGCACTTTACGCAAGTATTAGTCATATTTCTTTATCGCGCCTTAACTTAAATGTTGGCGATAAAGTTATTGCCCGGTTTAAATTGCCTTAG